The Festucalex cinctus isolate MCC-2025b chromosome 12, RoL_Fcin_1.0, whole genome shotgun sequence genome segment AAGGAAACCTGACGAAACATATGAAGTCGAAAGCACATATGAAGAAATGTCTAGAGCTGGGCGTGTCAGTGTCAATGGATGAGACGGAGATACAGGAACATGGTAAGAAGATGTGACAaaagatgtggaaaaaaaaaaccttacaaaGCTAAAGCTTAGCTTTTTCCTTTAAAGTAGACGAGACGCCACAAGAATCCAAGGCAGAGGTGGCGGTTACGGCTAAACATCAGTTCTCCGACGCAGAATATTCCGACGGTATGGACGAAGACGCGGATGATGTCGACGAGGACGATGAAGAGGACGACGACTACGAGGGCGACTCCACACCCAAGCTGCGTTCCAGGAGCACCAGTCCGCAGCCGGGCAGCGGCGTCGCATCCCTGCCAGTCACCGTCACAGTCTCCGGCAGGTGGCCGGGCTCGGACCAGAGAGACAAGACGGTGGAGGATGACTCGCTTAGTGTTCTGTCCCCAGATCAAGCCGGCTTCCTTTTCGACCCGTATTCTTCTTGTCTCCTCTCGCCCGGCTGGGAGTCCCCGATCAGGGAACCGTCCCCCTCCCGTCTGCGGTACCCGTCCCCGCGGCGTGAGCTCTCCCCGCGGGGTCGTTGCTCTCCCAGGTGGGACGCCTCGCCGCTGAGGCCCAGCTCGCCCGGGTTCTCGCCCATTCAGCACCTTTCCCCTCCTGTCGCGCCGGAGCGACCCACGTCACCCGGGGCGGAGATGGCTGGGAAGCGGGAGTCGGCGGTGCGGGGCAGGCAACGGGTAGTGCTGAGGGCCGTGTCGCCACGACGGGGTGGATCCCACCAGCAGCGAGGCAGCAGCGACAAAAGCCGACAGCACGCCAAGATCGAAATGGCTCAGCAACAAGGAGCCTTTGAAATGGAACTGGTGtgtagcacattttttttcgtATTACCTTGTTTTCTGTCCTCACGGGTCAGATTGAATGCCCTGTTGGGTCAGTTCTGGCCCACAGGCCGTACTTGACACCGCTGAATTAAGGTCCGCTGTCTATTTTGTTAGGCCAACTGATTTCCTATGCGTTTCTACCGCCTTTTTGTGTCTTCAGGAGCAGAGGAGCATTTCCAGTCTTCCCAACGCCGCTACCGGTGGTgcccaccagaatctcctgagCCACCTCCCTCTCCACTCTCAGCAGCAGGCCTTCAGCTTGCTTCCCATCCTTCCCGTCGGAGGAACCCCTCGGGCGCCGCCACCTTCCCCCGCCTCCTCCGTCGTGCTGCCGAGCCCGCCTAGCGAGGAGGGAACCACCCACCGGGCCGCCGAGATGGCGGAGGAGGACCAGGATAGTCTGGATTCGGGCATCAGGGACGGCGTACAGGAGGAGAACGTCCAGACATGCTTGATAGCCATCGCTTCGCTCAAGATCAACACGGAGGACCCGCATTAGAGACCTTGGGCCGCCACCCACTTGTCGGGGTCCCGACTTAGGCAATATGACGACAGAGATTCTTCGCTACAAGGAATCCAGCTCTCTTTGGACTGCCTCGCTCACAATCAAAAGGGACCCTTCGTTGATTAAGAGCTCCCATCCAAGGACCTTGGGGTACCGCCTACTTGATTGGGTCCCAACTGAGGCAATATGACGACACAGCTTCTTGGCTTCTTTGGACTGGACGAGCAACGGTTATTAACTATTATTATCATTGGGTGAAGGTGCAATATGAAGAGATATACTGTATAATGCTAATATGCCTTTTGTTTGACATAGCAGTTTGCATACAATTGCacataaattatatttatagaTTACTGTACAAAAAAAGCCCTTTTCCGTATTACACTCCCTCCTTCTTAGACGCGGTGTATTTTATTGTACGTGTACTCTGCGAATAGACTGTTGTTTCATGTACTCATATCGAGGTGTGATACAGTGGCGCAGTTATTACTTATATTTACGGTAAAATAAAAAGAGGTTGGAGGTTGGGGGGGCGTACTATGAGACGGTCCAAATTTTGACGCTTCTTGCGCAATGAGGGTCTGTGCCTTTATTTTGCTTTGGAGGATGCTTAAAAAGGTCGAGGAAGAGCTTTGCGAGCTTGATTCatcttttgaaaaagaaaaaaaaacagttttcttTTACTTAATGTTGTGGTTTTTATCTTGCATGGAATTTGCTATTGCACAAAAATTACAGGAAGTCAACATGTAATTACtgtaatatgtatttatatattaggACGTAAGCACTTATTGATACTGGTAAATATTTGACTACTATTTATATAtggtatatatataatataatatatatgtacTGATTATGCAGCAGTGATGCAAGTTATGCAGTGAGCCACCATGCTGGCGTTGCTTTTGATATCTTTTTGCTCTCTTTCCTCTTCTGTATCGACCATCATAACAAGTAGTTGCCGTGTTCCCACAATGCACTTTGTCACATTTTGACGTCGGGAATGAACGACGTAGGGAAACATTTTGGTTTTTGGCGCTTTTTGAAACATTCCACTTCTTTTTTATATAATGCGATCAAGGGAAACATGCACAAGAAACTTGTCGCAGCTAATGTTTAGGGATGGGCAGAACAATCACATCGAATTTGGTTGAGAATTCTGTTAAAATGTGCCATCTGAAATTCTGAATGCAAAAATTTTGATCGTTGTTGTCAAAGTTATAGCGGATGTTTGCAAatggtttattttaatttaacgcAAAGCTAAATAGTCTTTCACTGTTAAAAACAATAAGTTATAAATGCGgaacaaatatttattattttgttacacTTACATTTATTTACCTGGCATATTGTATTAATATTAACCTGAATAATCGAGTTTAGTTAATCATTGTGAATTCTGtcaaattaaatttgtgccacaatttatagaaatttgtaaatatttatataacaatatgttttaaacaattttgttgACCGTTGTATTATGTCCGTTTAAATATTTccacccaaaatgtttttttcaatttaaaaattaGGATAAAAGTTTCTGTTTTTACAGCACAtaaattaaagtgtttttttttttttcatttggcaACACCGCCTCCCCCTTTACACAACATGTAAAGGAAATATTTAATTGCCATTTCCTATTTAAATACTAAAATGAATAACTAgtagaaaaatacaattcaataataatagttagtatttacatttatttatttatttatttgtcatccATATCCAATGTTTTTGAATAAACTTAAAGACCCCATGTATAATAAGAAAACAACATTTATATTCAAAgctttattcattatttattattttttttacatttgcattcatttacaCTAACTGATGAACTTGAATAATTTAGCTAAACTAATgatttctaatgctaactgtgtTGCATTAAATTTGCGTCATTGAaaattcataaacaaaaatacagatAGATTTTCATTTgcaggcattattttttttgttctttatgtatttattttattaaaacattttacaattttcatttattttatttttttatttgctaacAGCCGCTACCACCTTACCTGGTACCGTATATTAAAGAAATCTAGTCAAATGCCCATCCCTACTTGTGTAGTTGTTGACAGCATTTACTGGAAAACATAAGCGATGGTTCGCCAAACGCTTCTCCTCTGTACATACATGCGCGTttgatttttttgccagtgttggAATTCTGAAAAACTTTTTACCGTGGCTTGTTTGTATCGACGATAAATGCCGGCGACGCGATGGAGCTTTTTATTGGACCGTCACCGCGTTTGCGTAGGAAGAGATTTGACGAATGGCGTTCATGTTTAcataaatcatatttaaaaggtGCACTGCTTTAACGACGCGTCTTGCAGATTTGGATCACGTTTTCTTTTGTCAAAGCAGGTCGCTCATGTGAAGGGAAAAGCCTAACGTACCcagattgtgtttgtttgtgtttggttCTTATTATGTAttcatgaatatatatatatatatatatatatatatatatatatatatatatatatatatatatatatatatatatatatatatatatatatatacacatagtatatatacatacagaaGTGCATTGTGCCTCTCATATGTGGAAGAGGACAAATCCTTTACCTCTCAGCTGAGATTTAATGAGGACAAAAAGCCTCAGTAGCCAATCCATCGTTTGACTTGTTTGCGTCAAATTTGCTTGGTCGGGGATGGAGTGCCTCTTTGATGCTTttgaggtggtggtggtggtgggtgggCGGGATCTGTTCTATTATTATCATTTGGTGCTCAcattcaatttaaaattgttttaaaagaaTATACTTCTAACCcaggaatgtgtgtgtgtgacaatttatttcacaaacgcTTGAAGAGGAGGGATGAAAATGACAGAACCTGAAAATGAAGGCTTCCAAAATTTGTGGGAAATTATTGGCTGAACTTGTAGCGCAAATGATGTCAATTCAGAGGGAATTGCTGAGATATAGGTCAAGGTTATTAAatagttaatgaaaactaaaattgaaaaactcAATGAGCATTTCTTGCTCAAATATTGTTTATGCGCATGAAGCTGGAAACGTGAGTAAAATACCTCTGAAAGCCTTGAAGTTTATCagccaaaaaaatattgtctacAAATTGAGAAAGTTCAGACTTCCATTAAAAGCAAAATTTTGTTTCTCCACGACATACAAAGCCAGCTATCAGTGGCGATCTATTTCTTCAACCAGCATTTGGATTAGCCTGAAGTCATTAGCTTCCGGCTAACGTCGGActtggaaaggtccccagccgTCTGCTAGCTGCGCTTCACTattatccactttttttttttaatatctggaACAATTAGTGTTATGGCCGTAATTGGTTAGCGTCCAGTGATTTCCGTAAGAAAATACAAACTATCCCTAACACTTGACAGCTCCGAATGTATAAACATGCGCACATCACCACGTATTTTCATGTTGAACCCGGTTGCAACAGGTTTTGCTCAGGAAAGAAAAATGCTAACGTCATCTCTAAGAAGAATTTGAAACCGGATTGATTAAAGAAGCGGTCCCATTACTAATATTTAGTAAAGCTTCATTGGCCAGCGCTGTTGGTCAATCTACCCTGCCCAGATTGACCTGGCAACACGGTGGCTGAAATCTCATTGGACCAAAACaaactgttatgttctgaggttggatcccaaaaaatgcagacacaaataagattttaactctttagtcGCATAACAACTAGACGCAaaactaacttgggctgtggaggtgctcCGGGGAAATGGAGGAATAATCAGACAAACaccacttctcggtttggcttaaatagacagtgaatcgatcggattggctgtggctagacatgtgggtaacaggactgacatgaattatctgattggctgttgacaagGTAAAGAGATtacagattcttgacatcacataactttctgacatcacatacatcttaccagttgaaactagatgccggttacatcagttcaaaacagacacttgacctcagggtcatgacctaaacataacccttacctGACCCAGTCTATCATACAGATACTCTAAATGCTCTGAAAATGAAGAGGGAATATGTTCATACAAGTTCCTGGATCAAATATTTGTGAATAGTGGCGCATGAGTTGGCAAGCAAGCGTACAGTGTCGACAAGCAGTGTGTGAGAAGGTGACAGCTGTTTTTGAGGGGTTATAgcgtcctgtcctgtcctcccCATGCTTGGGGGTTGGTCTATTTTTGAGGTGGTCTTATCACAGCTGTTGCATCTGTGGTGGCAGGCAGCCTGTCCGAGCCCCTCCACGCTCTCTCTTTCCCCCTTCGGCCCTCGGTCCCGGTAAGACTTCTTTTGCGTGTTAGCATGAACATGAAATTAACCTTACACAcgttgtttggtttgtttttacattttggtcCTTAACAGTGCTTGTTTGATGACTATATTTGTCATTGACTACACAATAGTGACAACATTACAATATTTGGGATTTTGGCATcctttatataatttttaaagcaaatcactgctgtttcttttttttttttttgtgcacgcaGCTGCCGCGACTGCCTACCATCAATAGCGTGGGTTTAggaggaaataaataaatgtcttgccCATATAAAGAGGGTCTTAAAATAGCCCGTGGCTCTGGAACAGGTGCCATGTGCTCAGCTTGTGAAAGCAGCGTGAAGGCTGCGCTAATTTTATGCGCGTAAACATTCACCGACTGGGACTCTGTGGAACATTATTGCTTGTTTTCCATCATTCCACTACCTTTTTTAATCAATCTATCTGACAAACCCACAATTATAAGTGCATGTTTCACACCAATATAATATGAAATGCTACATGAATGATTGGAACAATATTACAAGAGTTTGCACACACAGGGCTGTACAATTACTACCTTTTTGaatcatcttttcttttcaaagatGCAGATGTGACTTTTAAGCAGAACATGCACTTTGTTTCACATCAATTTAGTAAGAATTggttaagaaaaatgaaagtgcAACATTACTACCAGACTACTTTTCAGTATTACTGGTGagcaaacacagaagataaacaTAGAACATAgacatccatttttttattttttttttactaaatatatatattcttgtGATAAATCTTACTAAATCTTAAATATAGCGGAACTTCCAGTTGACTTCCAGTTTGTTCCGATTTCCTTTTCCCTATGATTTATAAATTAAGTCTGGATTATCGAATCATTCAAAAtcagaagaaataagtcagtgTTTACtgaattactttttaattttaaatcctATTTAATTCTAAATATGGCGGAACCTTTGAGGTAAAACAATCGGCTCAACTTTCAGTTTGGTGTTTTAATTCTTGCATGCTTGTTGAATCCTGACAATAAACGATGGCCTCTCAGTCACCCAAAACAAAGATGGAGTCATGCCCAGAAAACAGCACACAGGTCGAGAGCACCCAGGCGGTTTCAGTCGGCGACCCCAACGCGGACCTGACCGACGACCTGGGCAAGCAACTGGAGGACATCATCAGCACCTATCAGGCCGATGAGGCAACAGATGAGTTGGAAGACGCAGAGGAGGCCCAAACCAACACCCGACGGGACCAGAAACTGGAGAAGAAGATGCTCAAAAGCTTGGGTAGGTTTTGTACAGCTGACACAAACATATTTCGATTCACTGTGATTTGCAACTTCCGCCGGGAATCTGGATTCATGAATCATTAGAGTTTTCGTTATCATGACATGACACTTCATTAGTCACGTGGATCCAAAAATCTGGATTCAAATCATTTTCAGAATAGATCTAAATCAAAAAGTGAATTTGTTTGGAATCAAGAATTGAATCTGGAATCTAGATTCTAATAATGTTTTGAaagttttcaatattttttctacATCTTCCAGATTTTCTCAAGTCATTGAATAGATTGCAACCGGAACAGTCAAATTGAGATCGACTCAGTGGCTTGCCTGGAagaatgatcttttttttttttcccaagataTTTTGCAAAGATTTTGATTTGGTTTGGAGCATCAGCATGATCCAAAGAGAAATTGATATGTTTCTTTCATGATCTGGATCCAGAATGTGGATTGGAATAATGTTTTACACAGACAAATAGATCAAATTTGTGTGTATCTTCGATATAATCCAAGAACCAATTGATCAAACTGTCAAGATCTGGAATCTGGATTCAAATCTGGATTTACATGTAAAACCTGGATTCTAGTCAAACTGCTTTGAATCAATTTAATGTGAAGCTTCTGTGCGAACCAAAGACGAATTTAATATTTCCAATCTGGATCAAGTTAAAGTCGAGATTTGAGATCTGGTTCtaggaaaaacaaaacctcaAACATTTGAAACGGATTTCACTCTAATTTGGTTGATCAACTTTCACTCATAACAACAAAATATCACAATTGCAATGCAAGATGCTTTCAATCAGGATCCATATCCAAGAATCCAAATCATACGGACTGAATGAAAAGTACAGTTTATGTCCTcagatttggggggggggtgatttaGAAGGAATTAACTCTAAATCTGAGCTCCTCTGTTGCCGCTCAGGGAAAGACGCCATGCTCCTCATGCAAAGTCTGACCAAACTCGACACTCCCGAGCAGAAACTGGAAGCCACCATCAAGAAGCACGCCGAGCTGGTGAGTAGACTTAACGCACGCGTGAGCAAGCGAGCCAAACCGGACTAATCCTGCGCTTAATCTCCGAGCGCAAGCGTCTGGATGACAACATCGTGCGCTGCTACGCATGTGCTTGCAGCTGGAGGAGCACCGAAGCGACCAGAAGCAGCTGAAGTTTCTGCAGAAGAAGCTTCTACAGGTGATGAAAGAGAAGGACCAGCTGCAGAGTGAGCACAGTCGCGCTGTACTGGCTCGCAGCAAACTGGAGGGACTTTGCCGGGAACTGCAGCGGCACAACAAGACCTTAAAGGTGCCCCGGCCAGATCAATTAACTCAAATCTTCAGTGAGCCACGTCAGACAAAGAAAATGCATAATCTTCCCTGCACAAACCCTGAAAAAAGTTCAAACAAATCCAGTTTCATCTTGCGCCCCAACTCTCCAAATAATGTCTTGTCGGCAGGAGGAGACGCTGCAGAGGTGCCGGGAGGACGACCTGAAGCGGAAGGAGATCACAACCCACTTCCAGGGGACGCTGAGCGACATCCAGGCCCAGATCGAGGAGCACAGCAGCCGCAACATCAAACTGTGCCAGGAGAACAGCGCCCTGGCCGAAAAACTCAAAGACCTCATCACGCAGTACGACCAGCGGGAGGCGGTACGTACGCCAACCTACGTACGCCAACCCCGTTCAAGGCCAACGTGCTATCGCAATGTCATTGACCCTGATTCTATATGTGGGTGCAGTTGTTGCACTGTAATGTACTGAAATATGTCTAATACAATGGGACCTCTGAATATTTTCATGGTAACGACATGTTGCTTCTCAAAAAATATAACTTTATTCTagcaatactgttttttttttgtttttttttgcggtgAGATAATCTATATGAATTAAGGAATTTGTGTaagattacattttattttcttccaaaacatGACTTTCTTCTCTCAAAATCATAACTTGTATCGAAATGTCATTTTTCTCTAGTTTTTCACTCCAAGGAaatttcaacttaaaaaaaagttaatgcaAAAATTATACATTATTCCTGCCacatatttttcttgaaaaaaaatccaacttttTATCTCAAGAAATATTTCTTAATTATTTGTTAAATTTAGACtttctcaaaatattaaaatttgtttgtggatatttttcctttaaaacaCAATTTGTTTTTTCTCATTACATTCAGCTTGTTGAAGAATCTaaataaaattgacatttttcttcaaaaacaaGACTTTATTCTCTCAAGGTCATGACTtgaaatataaatgttttttctcaATAACATTACATTCCCCCCCCCTTACAGAATACAActttatcgggaaaaaaatgaatgaaagaaatacaattacaattatgactttttatccaaatattgtaattttttgtgaaagaaaatctgttttttttttaatttcaaaaatacaatttgattttgttttgcagtgattttttttctcttaaaaacGCAACTTAACTTAAAAGTTTGTCTTAAAAAACTTTATTCCAACAAGATTGACTTTTAGACAGTAGCAACATTCAATTAATATTTcattatcaagaaaaaaaaaactttttttgtgcagaTTTTTGTTTGACAGATATAGAAAAATATGACTATACTTgtaataagacttttttttttttcttggaaaataCAACTTCCACCCCAAAAATGGGACTTTATTCCTGTATGATtacgacttttttttcctaacatgcAACTTTTTACAAATTCTGACAAAAACTCACTTTATTCCCAACCATTATAACATTTATCTGTACCAGTACGATGTGATTCTTTAAACATGACTacttacctaaaaaaaataaaaaatagtactaTAGTAATAGTAGTGTAGtcattttaatctaaaaaatacaaattgttttcctcataacattaacttTCTCGTAAAAGCACGACTTTCTACGTGACCTCTGAGGCtaattttcattttgaaaagcaTAACTTTTGATCCTGAAAACTTCTCGTAAGACTCCAATTCATTCTAATAGCTTGAGATGTGAATCACCTTCGCATTAGGTCTTTGACATTAAATGTTAACAGTGGTAAACTAATTTTTCAACTGATTGTTTTTCCTTCCTAAATCCTGACCAATGGGATGTAGACCTAGGAAGTTCTGCAACCTTAGTTTCGGCTTGAACGAGACgtttaacctgcaaaaccttCAATTGCAGAACCTGGAGAAGGTGTTCAAGCATCGTGACCTGAAGGAGAAGCTTCTGGACACCAAGCTGACTCAGGCCAACTTGTTGCTGAAGGAGGCTGAGGAAAAACACAAGCTGGAAAGGGAGCTCGTACGTCGCCTTTTTCAAGTGGAATGACGTTTTGTTTTAGTGCCGTACTCCCATACTCAACCTTGCCAATGTCCCGACAGCTGCTACAAAAGGCCGCAGAGTACAAGTCGCAAGCGAAACTCTTGAAAGAGAATGAGGTGGACATGAAGGCACAGGTACGCTCACAGCAGCATGGATGGAAATAATAactgttaggttttttttaacaactttgAATATTTCTAAAGTAGACTCTATTTATTATTAGCTATtacttaaatgtaaaaaaaaaaacaaataatgttttcatttttcttagtaagtcacagtgtgagctatttttagaaccttCCTGTGGGCTAGTCATGATGTCCTTAGGGCAAAGTAGTACCcgctggcacttttttttttttttgcaatgcacAAAGCAAAAAGCCATCTGTGTTTGCATCAAGAAGGAGAGAACTAGTCAATTGAATTAATTTCAATGGGTGGCCCCtttactcaactctgcaagcagccaatcatattgtgccATGCTCAGAGGTCtactcaaaaaaaagaaaagaagagctTGTTACCAGTGACAGCTAATATTAGCAGTTActgaaaccttgactttttaaaaccacacaAAACCGTGAAACTGGTAATCAACCCATGCCTACTTGTAGTattgcaacttaaaaaaaaacacaaaaaaaaacaaaaaaaactaaaaaattttttatcagAACTTTTATCAGTAGCTTGtagtatccccccccccccaataatatGTATGGCAATTTTCATAATagtgtaacttaaaaaaaaaaaagtcttcagctTTGTTAGGAAAGTGTAATTTTAACTTACCGTTATATTTTCATGAATGCATTGTTATTGTTATgcgttatatatttttattttactagggCGACATTTACGATCTGTCTCAGGACTGCAGATGAAAAATAGCCTTTTGGCTAATTCTGGTACATTTACAGAAATGCTTCTTAATATATACTGTTCCTGatacaaatcaatcaatcaatcaaaaaaacaaatattacttATTTTTGAAAGCACTACCTAGTTAGACATAAACGGTgtctaaaaaatatttgcaacatcTCTGTTATTTCTGTGGATGCTAATGTCCAGCCTTCattgttttctttattattatctttGAATGATAACACTGATTCTGTCTCCTCAGCTCGACATGTACTCCAAGAAGTTTGACGAGATCCAGGGCACCGTTTCAAAAAGTAACAGCGTCTACAGCAGCTTCAAACAGGACATGGATAAAGTACGAATGGCAGCCTTGAAATGAAAAGGGAGTAAGCGAGGAGGATATTTTTAGGCGCGTAACATGTTTGCTGTGTTTCAAGATGgccaagaagatgaagaagctgGAGAAAGAGTGTCAATCATGGAAAAGTCGCTTCGACGGCTGCAGCAAGAGTCTCGTCGACATGGCGACGGATGTAAGGGGCTTTTGCC includes the following:
- the txlnbb gene encoding taxilin beta b isoform X1 gives rise to the protein MASQSPKTKMESCPENSTQVESTQAVSVGDPNADLTDDLGKQLEDIISTYQADEATDELEDAEEAQTNTRRDQKLEKKMLKSLGKDAMLLMQSLTKLDTPEQKLEATIKKHAELLEEHRSDQKQLKFLQKKLLQVMKEKDQLQSEHSRAVLARSKLEGLCRELQRHNKTLKEETLQRCREDDLKRKEITTHFQGTLSDIQAQIEEHSSRNIKLCQENSALAEKLKDLITQYDQREANLEKVFKHRDLKEKLLDTKLTQANLLLKEAEEKHKLERELLLQKAAEYKSQAKLLKENEVDMKAQLDMYSKKFDEIQGTVSKSNSVYSSFKQDMDKMAKKMKKLEKECQSWKSRFDGCSKSLVDMATDKAVRDKELQVVTIKNQKLESLCRALQDERKSLYEKVQAAGGHPDEGTKEEVPQKESPEEHHEEPTSAAPVGSAAPLESHLSQELAKLKAEQALLKEIAGSFTISHVEPADTTTTQEPSEGTQEPTENHTEQSNKCQEHLELESVD
- the txlnbb gene encoding taxilin beta b isoform X2; translation: MESCPENSTQVESTQAVSVGDPNADLTDDLGKQLEDIISTYQADEATDELEDAEEAQTNTRRDQKLEKKMLKSLGKDAMLLMQSLTKLDTPEQKLEATIKKHAELLEEHRSDQKQLKFLQKKLLQVMKEKDQLQSEHSRAVLARSKLEGLCRELQRHNKTLKEETLQRCREDDLKRKEITTHFQGTLSDIQAQIEEHSSRNIKLCQENSALAEKLKDLITQYDQREANLEKVFKHRDLKEKLLDTKLTQANLLLKEAEEKHKLERELLLQKAAEYKSQAKLLKENEVDMKAQLDMYSKKFDEIQGTVSKSNSVYSSFKQDMDKMAKKMKKLEKECQSWKSRFDGCSKSLVDMATDKAVRDKELQVVTIKNQKLESLCRALQDERKSLYEKVQAAGGHPDEGTKEEVPQKESPEEHHEEPTSAAPVGSAAPLESHLSQELAKLKAEQALLKEIAGSFTISHVEPADTTTTQEPSEGTQEPTENHTEQSNKCQEHLELESVD